One stretch of Oryzias latipes chromosome 7, ASM223467v1 DNA includes these proteins:
- the hmga1 gene encoding high mobility group protein HMG-I/HMG-Y isoform X1, with protein MSDKGTVSPKEKEAAEKRGRGRPRKQPQVKTTDEPSGSPTPKRPRGRPKGSKNKTGGKGKKAAAAQSSAGKRRGRPKKEEKEEKASQESSEEEEEEEEDQ; from the exons ATGAGCGACAAGGGAACCGTCTcgccgaaagagaaagaggcGGCAGAGAAGAGAGGGCGTGGAAGACCCCGTAAGCAGCCCCAGGTAAAGACGACTGAC GAGCCCAGTGGATCCCCGACTCCAAAGAGGCCCAGAGGACGACCAAAGGGCAGCAAAAACAAGACCGGCGGCAAGGGCAAA AAGGCAGCGGCAGCTCAATCTTCAGCGGGGAAACGCAGAGGAAGACCCAAGAAAGAG GAGAAAGAGGAAAAGGCATCCCAAGAGTCATccgaggaagaagaggaagaggaggaggaccagTAA
- the hmga1 gene encoding high mobility group protein HMG-I/HMG-Y isoform X2, with amino-acid sequence MSDKGTVSPKEKEAAEKRGRGRPRKQPQEPSGSPTPKRPRGRPKGSKNKTGGKGKKAAAAQSSAGKRRGRPKKEEKEEKASQESSEEEEEEEEDQ; translated from the exons ATGAGCGACAAGGGAACCGTCTcgccgaaagagaaagaggcGGCAGAGAAGAGAGGGCGTGGAAGACCCCGTAAGCAGCCCCAG GAGCCCAGTGGATCCCCGACTCCAAAGAGGCCCAGAGGACGACCAAAGGGCAGCAAAAACAAGACCGGCGGCAAGGGCAAA AAGGCAGCGGCAGCTCAATCTTCAGCGGGGAAACGCAGAGGAAGACCCAAGAAAGAG GAGAAAGAGGAAAAGGCATCCCAAGAGTCATccgaggaagaagaggaagaggaggaggaccagTAA